Genomic segment of Sphingopyxis lindanitolerans:
GACCATCCCCGAAGCCGCGCAGTTGGTGATCCAGGCAAGCGCGATGGCCAAGGGGGGCGAAGTGTTCGTGCTCGACATGGGCGAACCGGTCAAGATTTTCGATCTCGCCACCAGCATGATCCATCTATCGGGACTGAGCGTGCGCACGGCCGAAAACCCCGAGGGCGATATTCAGATTATCGAGACAGGACTTCGCCCCGGCGAGAAGCTTTATGAAGAGCTGCTGATCGGCGACAATCCTCAGGAAACCAAACACCCGCGGATCATGCGCGCCCGCGAAGGGATGCTGCATTGGGAGGATCTCGATCGCGAATTGCAGATTCTCGATACGGAAATCCGCGTCAACGGCGACAGCACGGCCGCGGTGCAGATCATCTATCGGCTGGTTCCCGAATTCCTTCCCGACGCGGGATGGGGCGAGCGGCTGAGTGCCGGTGAAGGATAGCCGCAACTCGCCCCGCAAGGATTTGGATCAAGCGCTGGCAGCGGCCATGACGGCATAGGTTTCTTTTGCTGCCACCTGCATCTGTTCGTCAGTCAGCGTCGGATGGACGAGCCACATCAGGCTGGTGTCCCCCAATTGGCGGGCGGCGGGCATCCGCTGCGCAGGCCTTGCGCCCGTGCCGTCGAAGGCCTTTTCGAGATAGACTTCCGAACAACTGCCCTGGAAACAAGGGACGCCGCGCGCATTGATTTCCGCAATGATGCGGTCGCGATCCCAACCATCCGCCAGCCTGTCGGGCCGCACATAGGCATAGAATTTATATTCGGCGTGAACGCTGCCTTCCGCGCTGTTCAATCGCGGCACGCGAAGGCAGCCATCGGGGCCCGAGAAAGGCGCCAATATGTCATAAAGAACAGCCGCGTTGCGCGTTCGTGCTGCGGTCCAGTCCGCCATGCGCCCCAGTTGGACGAGGCCGATCGCAGCCTGCATCTCGAGCATACGCCAATTCGTCCCGATGCTTTCGTGCAACCAGCGAAATCCCGGCGGATGGTCGCGCTGATAGACCGCTTCCCAGCTTTTTCCATGATCCTTGAAGGACCACATGCGCGACCAAAGATCGCGATCATTGCATGTGACCATACCGCCTTCGCCGCCGGTCGTCATGATCTTGTCCTGGCAAAAGGACCAGGCCCCGACATCCCCGATCGTGCCGACGCTGCGGCCCTTGTAACGCCCGCCGTGCGCCTGCGCGCAATCCTCGATCACCTTGACGCCATGCGCGCGGGCGAGCGCCATGATCGGGTCCATGTCGGCCGGCCAGCCGGCGAGATGGACGATGATGACGGCCTTCGTGCGGGGTGTCAGCACGGCGGCGATGGTCTCGGCCGAGAGATTGCCGCTCTCCAGGTCCACGTCGGCAAAGACCGGCACAGCACCGGCATTGGCGACGCAGCTTGCCGAGGCAATAAAAGTGCGCGGCGTGACGATCACCTCGTCGCTCACCGCCCCGCCGTTTACCGCGCCGATGCCAAGGCCGTGGAGCGCCAGGTCGAGCGCGACCGTGCCGTTGGCGAGCGCAATGGCGTGGGCGCTGCCCGTCCAGTCCGCGAAAGCCTGCTCGAAAGCGCGGCACTGCTCGCCGGTCCAATAGTTGACGCGGTTTGAGAGGATGACGGCGGACACAGCGTCCGCCTCCTCCTGGGTGAAGCTCGGCCAAGGAGCAAAAGGCGTGTTCAGCATGCTATTTACCAGCTTTGATGAAGAGACATCACTTCTTCTTGAGAATATATATTATATGCCCGTGATTTTTCGGGACGGGATAGGATTTGATGATCGAGAATCTCTTCTCGATAAGAGCATCGACATGCGATTTTCGCGTGTCGGAAGAGGAATTGACTTTCCATATATTGTAATAATAGCTTGAGCTTGCTTTTGTCGCTTTCAATATCAAGCGCTTCAAGAATAAAGGGATAGGAAGAGAAAAGAATTTTTCGCGCTTCGACGTCAGGCGCAGCGCCGTATAGATACGGAAATCCTCCGCGGCGAGAACCAGCACCGCATAATTGCTCGACAGCTTCTGGATATTCTCCAGCGCGCTTTCCACGTCCGCGAACGGAATATGGTGGAAAACCCGCGAACATAGCACGACGTCGAAGGTCTGGCCTTTCAACGCTGACGCTGCGGCCGTGATCGGCGCCACCACGTCGGGGTTCAGATTCTCATTGATGTCGATCGTCGTGACCGGCACCCCGAACCCCTCGACCAGATATTTCACCACGCCGGTTCCGACCCCGATCTCGGCAACGCTTTTGGGCTGGAGATCCAGAACCTCGTTGATTTGGAACCAGTAGGTGTTGAAACGGTCGAGCGAGACATATTCGCTGAACTTGTAGTAATCCTGATGGATCTTCGCTTGTTCCATAATCTCTTTTGCCTTTGTCAGTTGGATTCGATCTTGATGAAATGCGCCGCGTCATAGCGCAGCATGCGCAAGCCCGATGTCCATTCGTGATGATAATCGACGGGCGCACCGAGGCATTCCGCAAGCAGCCATTTGGCGAACGGTGCGCCGGCATGATGGGCCAGCGGATAGCCGCCGCCGAAACGGGCATTGATCTCGAACAGCGAAGCTTCGCCATCGGCGCTGATGATGGATTGAAAGCAAAGCGCGCCGCGCGCCCCCACCAGATTCCGGCCCAGTTCCTCGGCGATGGCGATCAGCGCCGCGTTTCTTTCCGTCTCTCCCTTCGACACTTCGCCGCCGCGCACCTCATAGCGAAGATGGGGGACCGCCGCGCGCAGCACCCCGGCCTGGTCGAAAAAGATATTGGTCGTATATTCCCGTCCGCTGAGCAGAGTCTGCGCGACATAAGCATCGTCGAATTGGGGATCGCGAAGGTCGTCGACCGACTCGGCGATATAGATTCCCTTTGAAGCGCTGCCCGCCTTCGGCTTCATCATCAAAGGCCATGCGATCGACGAGGGCGCCCGGCGCAGCGCGTCAACGCCGATGGTGGCCGGGGTCGCGAAACCGCGCTGGAGCAGCCAGTTCGCCGTCAACAGCTTGTCCCGCGCCAGATCGACCACGGCTTCCGCAGAGACCGCCACCGTCATGCCGCGGCGCGCGAAATCGTCGCGCCTGCGGCTATAGAGGATCAGTTCGGGATCGATCGTCGGAACGATCAGCCGGACCTCGTTCCGGACGCACGCATCCATCACGACATCCAGAAAATCCGGCGACGAGCAGGACGGAGTCTTGATCGCGACATCGGCCTCGCAGCAGGCGGCGCTGAACTCGGGCATCAGGTCGCCGGCGATAATCCGCAGATCGATGCCCAGTTGCCGCGCCGCGTCGCGAAAGCAGCGCATCAATTCGACGCGGCGGCCCGCCGATGAAAAATAAACTGAAACGGTTTTGCTCACTCTGCGCTATTCCCTTTGAAGCGGCCCATGATCTTCCCGTCGCTGGCGTTGATCCCCGAACGCTTGAACGCAACGCCGATCGTCTTGAGCAGGATCGTCAGATCCAGCCAGAAACTCCGGTGATCGACATACCAGACATCGAGCCGGAACTTATCCTCCCAACTCAGCGCGTTGCGCCCGTTGACCTGCGCCCAGCCGGTAAGGCCCGGTTGCACATCGTGCCGCCGCGCCTGCTCGATGGTGTAAAGCGGCAGATAGTCCATCAGCAGCGGGCGGGGTCCGACGAGGCTCATGTCGCCTTTGAGGACGTTCCACAGTTCGGGCAACTCATCGAGGCTGGAGGACCGCAGACGGCGGCCGAACGGCACCAGTCTCTCCTGACTCGAAAGGAGTGCGCCGTCTGGCCCGCGTGCATTCGTCATCGTACGAAACTTCAGCATTTCGAACGGCTTCGCGTCCTTACCGGGCCGTGTCTGGCGAAACAGCACAGGACCGCCGAGCTTGATCCGGACGGCCACCGCCAGCACCGCCAGCACCGGCAAAAGAAGGACAAGCAGGCTCGCCGAGACGGCAATATCGAAGAGGCGTTTCATACCCCTTTCCTCTGGTCGGTCGCCTTGTGCAGCACATCCGCCAGGTTACGGATCCCCTGCTCGAACGACAGGTGGCCGGTGTAGAAGTCGCGCGCGTTGGCGCCGAGCTCGGCAAGATCGCCGGGGGCCATATCCGCGAGGCTCGCGATGGCCTCGGCAAGCGCCCCCGCATCCTCCGGCGGCACGACGACGCCGCCCCGTGACTGGTGGACCAGTTCCGCCGCATCACCCTCGACCGCCATGATGATCGGCTTGCCTGCCGCCATATAGGCTTGCGTTTTGGACGGAATCGTAATGGCGAACAGCGGGTCGGCCTTCAGGTGCACCAGCAGACAATCGGCCGCGGCGAGATAGGCGCCAACCTCGGCCATCGGAACACGCGGCAGGAAACGGACATTCGCGAGCCCTTCGTCGGCGGCGCGTGCCTTCAACCGCTCCGTTTCAAGGCCGGAGCCGAGAAAGCAGAATTCCACCTCCGGGCGTTTCCCGGCCAGGATCGCGGCGGCATCCAGCACCGCATCCAGTGCCTGCGCCGGCCCCATATTACCGGCGAACAGCACACGGAACTTTCCTGGCTCGGTCAGGGTGTCGGGCCGGGACGTCGAGGCGGCGGTCACCCCGGCCTCATCGGCCCAATTGGGAATGACGGTGATCCTGTCCGCCGGGACGCCGCGCTCGATCAACAACCGGCGAAAGCCGTTGGACAGGACCACGATGTGCGCGGCGCGCCGCCACGTCCAGCGGCAAAGGCGCCCTATCGCCCCAAGCAAGCGATCATTGCCGATCATGCCCGTCGCGCGCAGCGTGTCGGGCCACATGTCCTGAACATCGAGGACGACCGGCACGCGGCGAAAAAAGCCCGCGACCTCGGCCGCCAGGGCGACCGTCATCGGCGGGTGATAGGCATAGATCACATCGGCGCGGCGCGCGAAAAAGGTCAGGTAAAGCGCCGCCGAAAGGAAGAAGCTGGCATAATTCAGCACGCGGCCGACCCGGCTTTTGTCATGGCTGGGATAGAGCGCCAGCCGTGTCACCGCCACGCCTTGCATCACCATGCGCTTGATCGGCCGGATGCGGTAACCGTCATAGACTTTGCCGCCGGGATAATTGGGAAAGCCGGTCACAACCTCCACATCAAAACCCAGCTCGCCAAGACGCCGCGCGAAGGCCGCCCCTTTCATGGTCGGTTCGGGATCGAAACCCTGTTTCAGAACGATAAGCCGTGGCGGCGCGCCATTCGGGGCGAGAGGATTCATTGGGTCAGAGCCGTATCTGGAAGGGGGCGTGCATGTAAATCCAGTCACATTGGCTCCATGGAGCCGGTTTCCTATTGTCGACACACACCTTCGACGAAGTCACCCGGTTGAGGGACATCCGCAACCGACAAGCAATTGCATCGTCATCGCGGCGCCATTGTCACCAAAGCGGCGTTCCTAGCGGCGATCCGGGATGCAGGCAATATCCCCTTGCAAAGCCTATCAACTGTCCGCGCAAGCGGGGAAAGATCAGCTGCAACCCCTGCCATGCAACATCCCGCGAAGCATCATGCGGTTGGCCTGTTTGTCCCGTGCAGCCTTCGCTTCGTCGTTTCCACGCTCATGCGCCGTAGCGCGCCTCAGACCGGACGCCCTCGCCTTGCGAAACGCCGATTTCATCGCTAACGGTGCCGCCCTGTCAGCGAGAAGAGATATGGCCCACTCCCCCCAACATTGCCGCTCCTGCCCTGTCCTTTTTAGGATTCGGGATGGCGGAGAGGAATAGTGCCCGTATCTCTGAAACCCAACTCGACAGCGAGATATTCACCATACGAGATATTGGTTTTCCCGCAATTTTCTCCGCAAGCATCAACCCCTAGAGTCGGAGGAACATAACGGCGATGCGGGTCAAACAACCCTTTGCTCTCGACAGAGCGATGTTCGTTCTGGTCATGATCGACCTTCTCTTTCTCCCATTCCTGCTGCCGGTCCCTGTCCCTCTGTCTTTCGCCGTGCTGCCAATCTGGCTTCTCAGCCTACGACCCGAGCGAATAAGTGCTGGCGCCGTCATAGCAATTATCGGCGCTATGTTCGCCATTTTTAGCTATATTTTAGGCATAAACTCCACTCCCGGCATTGATGATTCTTCGATTCGAAGATCTGCGTACACAGCAATCATTATATTCATGTTCGGCACCTATGTAGCGGGATCAATGACGAACTTCCGAACATTCCATCTCCATATACATATTTTACGCCTTTACCTCATTTTTGTTTTTCTTCTTTCCATAATATTTTTCTGGAGATTCGATGACTATTTTCTAGTCCGTCAATTTTGGGCCTTCGGTGACAATGTTGATATTGCCGATAATCTAAACACCCTGACGCGGTTCACAGGCACGTTATCCGATCCGAACAATCTGGCTGTTTCCACAGTAGCCATCACCGCTTTCCTTGTTTTCTTTGCGCCGCAGCAGGTCGGTCGAAACATTGCGGCTATGGCTATGACCGCCGTGATCGTCATCGCCAGCATGTCATCAACCGGCATCATCTGCTATGCAGCCCTCATAGTAGCGTTTATTACTGGATCTCGCTTGAAAACCGGACCCAGAATTCTACTGCTGCTCGGCTCTGTCATTGTCGGCATTGCCATTTACGATATTGTCAAGAATACGGATGTATTTGCGCTAGCAAGCCAGCGAGTAGCAGATACCGATTCAGAATCCAGACTCTCGCGCTGGCAACTTGCGCTAGATTCATCAAAATTTCTTAGTTCGCTAATAGTTGGAGATGGAGGAACGATACTCCTGAATGGAATGGAGTATAAACCGCATAATGGCCACATACATGTGGCTTACAGCTTCGGCTTGGTGTGTTACATTGCATTCGCAACGATATTTTTCCGCGTATACCGCATCAGGGATTGGCGACACTATCTATTCTTAGCGATCATATTCACTGGATTTACCGTTAACGTCGGAATCTACGAGCATCGATTCGCTGGCATTTGGGTCGTTCTGCTGGTCATATATCATCGACTCGCCGCTCCACAGCCTGCGCCGAAACGGATCACGCAGCAACAGCGTGCTGCCCGCGAGGGCAGCGTCAGCAGTACTTGAAGGCGTCAATCCAAGATTAGGCGGAAAAGAATATAGCCGACTGTCCGCGGCTCGATAACCGTTGGTCATCAAGCCGGGGCTATAAGTTGATGGCTTAATGGCTTGAACCCGAAATCCCATCGCTGGCGATCATAGGCCGACAGACGGCCTCCGGGCGGGGGTTAGCTCACCCGCTATTCTCGCTCGGCGCCGCGCAACGCGGGCTGAATCACATCACGCTGATATTACACAACCTCTTTGCGATCCGACTCTCAGTGACGCAATCGCGCGCCTGACAGCTGCCGGAGAAAGCGGCCACGATCAAATAATATAAAGGAAACTATGACGGTAAAGGCCGATACGACGCCTAGTGCGGAAATCGCGCCCATCCCACCGTAACGCGGCACCAGGATCATGTTCAGTCCAACCGCGAGGACAAGGCCCGATAGCTCGATCATGGCCAGCATCTTTCCGTTATTGACACAGATATACAGCTTCGTCGTCAACTGCCTCAGGAATAAAAAGGGAATGGAAAACAGGCTTATCAAAAGAATATATACGGTTTCATGATATTTCGGGCCGAATATATATTCGAAAATAAACAGCGAGAAAACAGACAGGAATATCACAACTAAAAACGATGAAAGAAGAAGCCGCTTTGCTATGAAAAATATCTTTTGATAAAATTTATCATTGTCCTCACTATAAGACGTCACGAGGTCGGGAAAAACAGCCAACGTCAACGCATAGGGGATAAATTGCAACGCTTGGTTGATTTGCGGAACAAGCGCGTAGGTTCCCACCTCATAAGGCCCCAGATAGAAGCGCAACATCATCGTGCCGATGCCAAGATAGAGCGTGAAAAATATGGTCGCCGAAAACAAATAGCTGCTTTGCGCCAGCAGGGGCCGGAAACCGCTGGCCTCCGGTCGCCATGTCCACGGCATCGGCCCGCCGAGAAGCCGCACGGCGAGCAGCAATCCCGCCGCCTCCAGGACGAACATCCCGGCGTGGAGCCAGCCGACCTGGACGATCCCGAACCCCGCGAAAATTGCGGACAGCTTGGCGACCGATCCCGTCGCGTTCGATATCATTCGCATGCGCGCGGCATTGTGGAACGCCGACACGGAATTGGTCCACGCCAGCAGCGACGATGTCAGCGGCGACAGAATGACCGGAATCATGAAAATGTAGAATAGCGACCGCTCTTCTGGTGAGAGGGCGCCGGACGTTCCGACGAATAACAACACCGCCGCTATTGCGGGCAAATAGACTATGATCTTGAGGGTGAAGACGGTGCCCAGGAGCCGGGCGGCTCGCTCTGGCGTTTCCACCAGTTTCTTGATGAGCAAACCTTCAAGCCCCAAATCGCCGGCAACGAGCAGGACCCCGATGATGGACAGGGTAAAGGCCCAGTGACCATAGGCCACAGGCCCCAGAATACGGGTCATGGCCGCAATGCAGAGCAGATTAAGAGCACTGCTCGACACCCGCTCGGAGAATATCCAAAGCGCTCCGGCCGTGCTCCTGGAAAGCCGCTTTGGCACGATATTGTCTATGAACCGCAATGCTTATTCCTGAACAGGGCCGAGATGGGCTATTAATTCGACCCTATCCAAAGCGAAAGCGTCGCTGAAACGAATAGTCGCATTGGCGATATCCGCCTTTTTGGCAAGAACATCATCGCGCGTAAGGTTTGCGCGCGCCCCTATCTCGATACCGGCGCCGCTCCATTCCAGAACATCCAGATAATGTTCAAGACGCTTCCCATAATAAAGGCAGGGGATACCTGCCTCAAGATACTCGAAAGTTTTAGAAGGCAATCCTGGGCCATCAAAATCGCACGCCAGGGCCACAAGCCCGCAATCGCAGCCAGCGGCAACCCGCCGAAGATTTTCACGGTCAAGCTTTCCAAGATGGCGAACATCCGGCCGGCCGCTTAACTCGGGCGGCAGTGGGTCGCCGGAGGCTATCAGCAGCTGAAATCGGCCCTGCGTCACTCTATGCAGTTGCTCGGTGGCAGCCGCGAGGCCGCGGGTCCGATTGATCTGGCCGGCAAAAAGGACTTTCAACGGTTCATCATCGCCGTGACGATAGGATGCCGGGCCGGAATCCATGTTCGGAGCATGGATTGCATACCACAACCGCACCGCCTTTGCCCGATGCAGGATCGGCTGTTCCAGAAAATCCTGCGATGGCACCAGCAGGCGGTTGCTGGCTGACAGGGCCGTATTTTCGATCCGATCGAATAGCCGCCGACGCATTCGTCGATCAAAGCGCACGCCGCCCAGCGTAACAGGGTAGCTGTCCCACACAATGGAGACGATGGTTTTTCCGAACAATCGCGCCAAGAACGCATAGTGCCAGGACATAAGCAGCGGCGTATGAAGCAGAACTATATCGCTCCGCTTGATCAGACCCAGATGTTCAAACCTAAACCCCCGAATTCTGTTGGAACGCCGGACTTCGAGATCGAGTCCGGCGAAGCTCAATCCGCTAGCAATATTGTCCATGATCCGGGCCTCGGCACCACCGGGAGAGGCTATGAACATTGCGACGCGGGGTCTCGGGACAGATGTTGACGTCACACTTCCACCTTCTTGACATATCGCCGGAAAACCGCCCGCCTTGCTCTTTAAGTCGGTCCCTCAATTCCATTCTGGCGTAAGTTGCGCACCCTGCCTGGTGAGGCAAAAGGACGACAGCAATGCCGAAAGCTTGCCCGGCCTCGTTTGCCGCGCCGATTGGCGAAATCACCGTCGTAGATCATATATAATCATGCATGCGGATACCGTCCCAGCCGTTCGACAAACGAGCGGTACCGACGATCAACTTGACCACGCGCTCGGACGTGTTGCGGATCGCATAGTCGTCGGGGATCGGGCAGCGTTCGCCGCGCGCGCGGCGGTCGGCGTGAATCCGCGTCACCAGTTCGACCGCTTCCAATATCGTATCGCTGTGCAGGCCCGTGACGACGATATTTCCCGTATCGAGCGCTTCGGGGCGTTCGATCGCGTCGCGCGGCGTAATCGCCGCAAAGTCGAGAAGGCTCGATTCCTCGGCGATCGTGCCGCTGTCGCTGATGGCGCAGAAGGCGTTCATCTGGAGATGGTTATAATCGTGGAAGCCGAACGGCTTCAGGTCGCGGACGCGGGGGTCGAGCGTGACGCCGTCCAATGCGTCGAGCCGCTTGCGCGTGCGCGGGTGGGTGGAGACGATCACGGGGACATCATATGTCTCCGCCAGCAGGTTGAGCGCGGCGACGAGTTGCCCCAGCCGCTCCTTGCTGTCGACATTCTCCTCGCGGTGGAGCGAGACGATGAAATATTTCCCGGCCTCGAGCCCGAGCCGCCCCAAAACGTCCGAACCCTCGATCGCGCCGCGATAATGATCGAGCACCTCGCGCATCGGCGATCCCGTCAGATAGATGCGGCGGTGCGCCATGCCTTCGCTCAACAGATGGCGCCGCGCATGTTCGGTGTAGACGAGGTTGAAATCGCTGATGTGATCGACGAGCCGGCGATTGGTTTCTTCGGGCACGTTGCGGTCGAAGCTGCGGTTGCCCGCCTCCATGTGATAGACCGGGATTTTCATCCGCCGCGCCATGATGGCGGCGATGGCGCTGTTCGTATCCCCCAGGACGAGCAGGGCGTCGGGCCGGTTCGCCCGCAGTTCCTTTTCGGTTTCGATCAGGATGCCGCCGAGCACGGCGCCAAGGCTGCTGGTATCCACTCCCAGGAAATTGTCGGGCTTGCGCACGCCAAGATCGGAAAAAAACACCTCATTCAGCTCATAATCCCAATTCTGTCCGGTGTGGACGATGCGGTGATCGCAATAATCGTCGAGCACCGCCATCACCCGCGAAAGGCGGATGATTTCAGGGCGGGTTCCCAGGACCGTGGTGACTTTTAACTTGGACATTCGAAGAAGATTCTCTTTTCGCGCGCGACCCTAGACCGGATCGGCATAGGTGTCGGGATTGGCCGGGTCGAACAGATGGTGCGACCAGAAGAAGGTGATGACCTCCCCCTCGCCGCGATTCTCGATATTGTGCGTGTGGAGCGGCGGCATGTCGATGGCAACGGGCCGGTCGCCCGAAACGGCGAACTCCTGCACGTCATCGGTCAGAACGCGGCGAATGCGGATCAGCGCCTCGCCTTTCACCACCAGAAAGCGTTCGACCAGATCGAGGTGGAAATGGTCGCCGCGCTTCTGGCCCGGCAGCGTCGTCGACAGAAAGCTCTGCGCCGCATTGCCCCCCTTTGCGCTCTCGAACAATATGCCGCGTGGGTCGGCGTTGACCTTGAGCGGGCGCGGATAATGCGTCGGATAGCCGCCGGTGCGATAGGTGTTGAACAGCGCGAGATCGAAGGGATCCGAAAGGTCGGGAAAGATGTTCGCGGTGTAGAGCGCGTGAAAGTGCCGCAGCTTCGCATCAAGATCGGCCACCGTCATGTCCCGCCCCTTTGGCGCAAGCCGCCCGGTCCGTCCGTCCAGAACCGCGTCGATCGCCATCTGCGCCGCGGCGCCGGCATGCAGCAATTGCACGCGGCCATCGGCGTTGATGCTTGGCGTTTCGCCGCGCCAGAGCGTGTCGATCAGCGTCGCGGTCACATTATTATAATTGGGCCGCGCGCATTCGCCAAAAATATGCGGCAGCACCAGATCGGTATAGCTGGGCGCAAAGGCCGCCAATATCTCCCCGGCGATGCGCTTCGAGCGCCCATAGGGCGTGTCGCTCGCGGCATGGGTCGAATTGGCATAGACGATATGCGGCGTCACACCCGCGGTCTCGAGGCCGCGCACAAGCGCGCGGGCGATGTCGGGGTTGGCGCGTTCGACGACGGCCTCTTCTCCGCGGTTGACGCCGGCGAAATGAAGCACCGCATCGACCCCCTCCAGCGCGGCGGAAAGGCGCGCGGCGTCGGCGAAGGTCGCGTGATCGATCTGGATCAAGTCATACGGCGGCGGCGCGCCGCGAAAGCGCGCGGCGCATATCGCGGCATGGATGCGGCCGGCCGCGTGCCAGCCGATCAAGCCCCCCGCCCCCGTAACGGCTATCTTCACGGTCGCTTCGCCTGCCAGGACGCCACTTCGGCCTGCACTTCGGGGAGCGACATCAGCAAATCTTTCACTTCCGCGACCTCGAGGCGCTGGGCATTGTGCGAATGAAAATCCTGATAGCTGTGCGTTTCCGCTTCGCCCTCGCTGACGTAGGCGCTGTAGTTCAGGTCGCGCTCGTCGAGGCGGAGCCTGTAATATTCGCCCATATCCTCCGAGCTTGATAGTTCCTGGGCGCTGGCGAGCGTCTCGAACAATTTTTCGGCATGCCGCCAGCCGATGACATTGACCTCATGATCGGGAACGCCGAAAATCTCCTTCAGGGCCGTGACCAGATCGCCAATCGTCGATGCCGGCGCCTTCTTGATGAACAGATCGCCCTGCCGCGCATGATCGAAAGCGAAGCGCACAAGCGCGACGCTGTCACGCAGCGGCATCAGGAAGCGCGTCATTTCAGGCTCGGTCACCGTGATGGGCTGGCCGGCCTTGATCTGCTTGATGAACAGCGGAATGACCGAGCCACGCGAATACATGACGTTGCCGTATCGCACGCAACTGATCGTCGTATCGGCCTTGCTGCCGATTTCGCGCGCCGCCGATTGCGCCAGCTTTTCCATCAGGGCTTTCGATATGCCCATCGCGTTGATCGGCATCACCGCCTTGTCCGTCGACAGGCACACGACGCTCTGGACCTTGCTCGCGAGCGCGGCCCGGATGATATTTTCGGAACCGAGAATATTCGTGCGCACGGCTTCGAGCGGGAAGAACTCGCAGCTCGGGACTTGCTTCAAGGCTGCGGCGTGAAAGATGGCGTCGACTCCCGCCACGGCCCGGTCGACGCTGCTGCGGTCGCGAACGTCGCCAATATAATAGCGCACGCGGCCATCGTGGAGCTGATTACGAAGCGCGTCCTGCTTCTCCTCATCCCGGCTGAAAACACGAACCTCTTCGATATCCCCGTGCAGCAATTCGCGCAGCATGGTCTTGCCGAAGCTTCCGGTTCCGCCCGTGATGAGAACTGATTTAATCGAAGCCATTTTTTCC
This window contains:
- the wecB gene encoding non-hydrolyzing UDP-N-acetylglucosamine 2-epimerase, giving the protein MSKLKVTTVLGTRPEIIRLSRVMAVLDDYCDHRIVHTGQNWDYELNEVFFSDLGVRKPDNFLGVDTSSLGAVLGGILIETEKELRANRPDALLVLGDTNSAIAAIMARRMKIPVYHMEAGNRSFDRNVPEETNRRLVDHISDFNLVYTEHARRHLLSEGMAHRRIYLTGSPMREVLDHYRGAIEGSDVLGRLGLEAGKYFIVSLHREENVDSKERLGQLVAALNLLAETYDVPVIVSTHPRTRKRLDALDGVTLDPRVRDLKPFGFHDYNHLQMNAFCAISDSGTIAEESSLLDFAAITPRDAIERPEALDTGNIVVTGLHSDTILEAVELVTRIHADRRARGERCPIPDDYAIRNTSERVVKLIVGTARLSNGWDGIRMHDYI
- a CDS encoding NAD-dependent epimerase/dehydratase family protein — encoded protein: MKIAVTGAGGLIGWHAAGRIHAAICAARFRGAPPPYDLIQIDHATFADAARLSAALEGVDAVLHFAGVNRGEEAVVERANPDIARALVRGLETAGVTPHIVYANSTHAASDTPYGRSKRIAGEILAAFAPSYTDLVLPHIFGECARPNYNNVTATLIDTLWRGETPSINADGRVQLLHAGAAAQMAIDAVLDGRTGRLAPKGRDMTVADLDAKLRHFHALYTANIFPDLSDPFDLALFNTYRTGGYPTHYPRPLKVNADPRGILFESAKGGNAAQSFLSTTLPGQKRGDHFHLDLVERFLVVKGEALIRIRRVLTDDVQEFAVSGDRPVAIDMPPLHTHNIENRGEGEVITFFWSHHLFDPANPDTYADPV
- a CDS encoding SDR family NAD(P)-dependent oxidoreductase — protein: MEKMASIKSVLITGGTGSFGKTMLRELLHGDIEEVRVFSRDEEKQDALRNQLHDGRVRYYIGDVRDRSSVDRAVAGVDAIFHAAALKQVPSCEFFPLEAVRTNILGSENIIRAALASKVQSVVCLSTDKAVMPINAMGISKALMEKLAQSAAREIGSKADTTISCVRYGNVMYSRGSVIPLFIKQIKAGQPITVTEPEMTRFLMPLRDSVALVRFAFDHARQGDLFIKKAPASTIGDLVTALKEIFGVPDHEVNVIGWRHAEKLFETLASAQELSSSEDMGEYYRLRLDERDLNYSAYVSEGEAETHSYQDFHSHNAQRLEVAEVKDLLMSLPEVQAEVASWQAKRP